From Solibacillus isronensis, the proteins below share one genomic window:
- a CDS encoding CAP domain-containing protein, whose product MKKLVLPFCAVILFATQAPVANASSNAIEGGKSTPTTNHIQLANDYNIKLNNFYKLVKTTPQNWTVIQQEGSTNKDKKPASTDVSKETSKEADKETNKEISKEVEKEPTNVVNNETPKAPTTESPSQTPATQSKTEQAPAQEQKETTVTDQILAIEEKVVALTNAERAKNGLSALQIDHPLMAAAREKSQDMKDKNYFSHTSPTFGSPFDRLKALGIAYKSAGENIAKGQKSPEEVVQAWMNSEGHRANILNKDFTHIGVGYVQDGNIWTQQFIKK is encoded by the coding sequence ATGAAAAAATTAGTTCTACCATTTTGTGCAGTAATACTTTTTGCAACTCAAGCACCCGTTGCGAATGCAAGTTCAAACGCAATTGAAGGGGGCAAATCAACACCAACTACAAATCACATTCAATTAGCGAATGACTATAATATAAAACTTAACAATTTCTATAAACTTGTAAAAACGACACCTCAAAATTGGACAGTTATTCAACAGGAAGGGTCAACAAATAAAGATAAAAAACCTGCTTCAACTGATGTAAGCAAAGAGACTTCTAAAGAGGCTGACAAGGAAACGAACAAAGAGATTAGTAAGGAAGTAGAAAAAGAGCCAACAAATGTAGTAAACAACGAAACTCCAAAAGCTCCAACGACTGAATCACCGTCACAAACGCCTGCTACACAATCTAAAACTGAACAGGCGCCAGCTCAAGAGCAAAAAGAAACAACAGTTACAGATCAAATTTTAGCGATTGAAGAAAAAGTTGTTGCGTTAACAAACGCGGAACGTGCTAAAAACGGTTTAAGTGCATTACAGATCGACCACCCATTAATGGCGGCGGCACGTGAAAAATCTCAAGATATGAAAGATAAAAATTACTTCTCTCATACATCACCAACATTCGGCAGCCCATTTGACCGATTGAAAGCATTAGGTATTGCTTATAAATCTGCCGGTGAAAACATTGCCAAAGGTCAAAAATCTCCTGAAGAAGTTGTACAAGCATGGATGAACTCAGAAGGTCACCGAGCGAATATTTTAAATAAAGACTTCACTCATATTGGTGTAGGCTATGTGCAGGACGGTAATATTTGGACACAACAATTTATTAAAAAGTAA
- a CDS encoding undecaprenyldiphospho-muramoylpentapeptide beta-N-acetylglucosaminyltransferase — protein sequence MNEKTIILTGGGTAGHVSLNEAIIPSLQEAGYNVHYIGSHDGIEKELITNAFPSLPYHSISSGKLRRYFSVQNFTDPFKVMAGVTQAFSVIKKIKPTVIFSKGGFVSVPVVIAAKLANIPVVVHESDVTPGLANKISLPFASHIFTVFKETMKHLPNDKSTCTGSIIRQQLFEGNRERGLALCGFTTEKKVLLVMGGSLGSVIINDALRENLPVLLEKYQIIHLCGKGNADKKFENLQGYSQFEYVTTELPDLLYATDFVVSRAGSNSIFEFLALHKPMLLIPLSAAKSRGDQILNANLFKQQGFAQVLDEEKLTKVSFMQAIQKLEEKAEEMIDHMLEVEHPKTPKEMVALITQYEK from the coding sequence ATGAACGAAAAAACAATTATTTTAACAGGCGGGGGTACGGCCGGTCACGTATCACTAAATGAAGCGATTATCCCTTCATTGCAGGAAGCGGGGTATAATGTCCATTATATAGGCTCTCATGATGGGATTGAAAAGGAGCTTATAACAAATGCCTTTCCTTCATTGCCATATCACAGTATCTCGAGCGGGAAGCTACGTCGTTACTTTTCAGTACAGAATTTTACAGATCCATTTAAAGTAATGGCAGGGGTTACACAAGCCTTTTCGGTTATCAAAAAAATTAAGCCGACAGTCATCTTTTCTAAAGGCGGATTTGTATCAGTGCCTGTCGTGATTGCGGCAAAGTTGGCAAATATTCCGGTTGTTGTCCATGAATCGGACGTGACGCCTGGATTAGCGAATAAAATTTCATTACCGTTTGCGTCCCATATCTTTACGGTTTTTAAAGAAACAATGAAACATTTACCGAACGACAAATCGACTTGCACAGGTTCGATCATTCGTCAGCAACTATTTGAAGGAAATCGTGAACGTGGCTTGGCATTATGTGGCTTCACAACAGAAAAAAAAGTTCTGCTTGTCATGGGCGGCAGCTTAGGGTCAGTCATTATTAATGACGCACTTCGTGAAAATTTGCCTGTACTACTTGAAAAATATCAGATTATCCATTTATGCGGTAAAGGGAACGCCGACAAAAAATTTGAAAATCTGCAAGGCTACTCTCAGTTTGAATATGTGACAACAGAATTGCCGGATTTACTGTACGCTACAGATTTTGTTGTATCGCGTGCCGGTTCAAACTCGATATTCGAATTTTTAGCATTGCATAAGCCGATGCTGCTCATTCCTCTTTCTGCTGCAAAAAGCCGTGGCGATCAAATTTTAAATGCCAACTTATTTAAACAACAAGGCTTTGCACAAGTATTGGATGAGGAAAAATTGACAAAAGTATCATTTATGCAGGCGATTCAAAAGCTTGAAGAGAAAGCGGAAGAAATGATCGACCATATGCTTGAAGTCGAACACCCGAAAACTCCGAAAGAAATGGTTGCATTAATAACTCAATATGAAAAATAA
- a CDS encoding GNAT family N-acetyltransferase, translating into MLKQRELHETAELYELLRHPSVFPFVRQKATSAEEYLFMTKQLIEEEQNGLTISRTIVDDWGAPIGTISIFDIQDGAGFLGTWIGKPYQGIGYNQKAKLAFLNELFFDYDFHTVFLRIREENARSQAAALKLPYVVDAEESNPSLFTEINQGVNKFRLFKIPKDLFYLTTANSHEEAEEQAM; encoded by the coding sequence ATGTTAAAACAGAGAGAACTTCATGAAACAGCAGAATTATACGAATTATTACGTCATCCGTCTGTATTTCCATTCGTACGTCAAAAAGCGACTTCAGCTGAAGAGTATTTATTTATGACTAAACAATTAATAGAAGAAGAACAAAACGGATTAACGATTTCACGTACAATTGTAGATGATTGGGGTGCCCCAATCGGAACAATCAGTATTTTTGATATCCAAGATGGCGCCGGCTTTTTAGGAACATGGATCGGCAAACCATATCAAGGCATCGGTTATAATCAGAAAGCGAAATTAGCGTTTTTAAATGAACTATTTTTCGACTATGATTTCCATACAGTTTTCTTACGCATCCGGGAAGAAAATGCACGCTCACAAGCAGCAGCATTAAAATTACCTTATGTAGTAGATGCGGAGGAATCAAATCCATCTCTTTTCACAGAAATTAATCAAGGCGTAAATAAATTCCGTCTTTTTAAAATTCCAAAAGATCTGTTCTATTTAACAACTGCGAATTCGCACGAGGAAGCAGAGGAACAGGCAATGTAA
- a CDS encoding HAMP domain-containing sensor histidine kinase yields the protein MKNKLLNLSLKSKWMLAVGVTIFVSYALISVVLYIALQTWLIHNEEKNALRTVDDMTTYFESQGNTVTVQALQNNTALMKAILNQEQTVRVFNLDGIEVMRINDAAPAAQLPKNQNYFSTVIEKQMISGSESYVIHRVVQIGQFQGVMQLIHPLAAFQSMMNYILTTIFIIGFGAILFSVVISYYLANMLMKPLVQLRDAMSFVRKNGFTAQPNFDYSAKDEIGDLLHMYRTLMNELEISFTKQQQFVADASHELRTPIQVIEGHLSLIKRWGKDEPEVMEESLNTSLTEIARMRKMIEELLQLARREQADEQAEADIEQVYEQVREELLQLYPNTEFRLTVTGDKTAASITEHALAQIFRNILSNSIRYNSNVPKLHVTIDYNELQSQISVTLEDNGIGISEQQLPHIFDRFYRADASRTNKVAGTGLGLSITKMLADKYEVKIDVESKLQKGTFFYLKLLKK from the coding sequence ATGAAAAACAAATTACTGAACCTTTCATTAAAATCAAAGTGGATGCTTGCAGTCGGTGTAACGATTTTTGTAAGCTATGCCCTTATTTCTGTTGTGCTGTATATCGCATTGCAAACATGGCTTATTCATAATGAAGAAAAAAATGCATTGCGAACGGTTGATGATATGACAACATACTTTGAATCACAAGGTAACACTGTTACAGTACAGGCACTCCAAAACAACACCGCATTGATGAAGGCCATTTTAAATCAAGAACAAACGGTACGTGTATTTAATCTGGATGGTATTGAGGTAATGCGTATCAATGATGCTGCGCCGGCAGCACAACTGCCAAAAAATCAAAATTATTTTTCAACTGTTATTGAAAAGCAGATGATTTCAGGATCTGAAAGCTATGTCATCCACAGAGTCGTTCAAATCGGACAATTTCAAGGGGTTATGCAGCTGATTCACCCATTAGCAGCATTTCAATCGATGATGAATTATATTTTGACAACAATTTTTATTATTGGTTTCGGTGCCATTTTATTTTCGGTTGTGATCAGCTATTACCTGGCGAATATGCTAATGAAACCGCTTGTCCAATTACGGGACGCAATGAGTTTTGTTAGAAAAAACGGGTTTACTGCACAGCCTAACTTTGATTATTCGGCAAAAGATGAGATTGGCGATTTACTTCATATGTATCGTACTTTAATGAATGAACTGGAAATATCATTTACAAAACAGCAGCAATTTGTCGCAGACGCCTCGCATGAACTGCGAACACCGATTCAAGTTATTGAAGGTCATTTATCATTAATTAAACGGTGGGGTAAAGATGAACCGGAAGTAATGGAAGAATCGTTAAACACTTCGTTAACCGAAATTGCGCGTATGAGAAAAATGATCGAAGAACTATTGCAATTGGCAAGAAGGGAGCAAGCGGATGAACAGGCTGAGGCTGATATAGAACAAGTATATGAACAGGTAAGAGAAGAATTGTTGCAGCTATATCCTAACACTGAGTTTCGCCTCACTGTTACCGGTGATAAAACGGCTGCTTCCATTACCGAACATGCTTTAGCGCAAATCTTTAGAAATATTTTGAGTAATAGTATACGATATAATAGCAATGTTCCAAAACTTCATGTAACAATTGATTATAATGAATTACAGTCGCAGATTTCAGTTACGTTAGAAGACAATGGCATCGGTATTTCTGAACAACAATTACCACATATTTTCGACCGGTTTTACCGGGCGGATGCATCCCGAACTAATAAAGTTGCAGGTACTGGACTAGGGTTAAGTATTACGAAGATGCTTGCAGATAAATATGAAGTGAAAATTGATGTCGAAAGTAAATTACAGAAAGGTACCTTTTTTTACCTTAAACTTCTTAAAAAATGA
- a CDS encoding CobW family GTP-binding protein gives MKDVYLFSGFLGSGKTSMLTDVVRQMKEANLKPAVIMNELGKLPFDSQAVEQDVPLKEMLEGCICCSGAEKTEAQIQSLLHDQDFDVLIIETTGAAHPVEALDAVYSPLFADKLNIKGIVTVADSRLWLDRTSLTPQVRSLFMEQIRHAHLLLANKTDLLTESEQAQVVYELQGFNANAFILQTTNGRVPLKLLQNMQSTARISKDDIVSARIGESFNLGSRLVRFDTSFTQEQFENWVRSLPDTVYRMKGYVPIEGIKNPMLFQYAYGMVQWLPEYIKMEPNLVIIGENINNLKIISVS, from the coding sequence ATGAAAGATGTATATTTATTTAGCGGGTTTTTAGGAAGCGGCAAAACGTCCATGTTAACCGATGTCGTTCGCCAGATGAAAGAAGCTAATTTGAAGCCTGCTGTAATTATGAACGAACTTGGGAAGCTTCCATTTGATTCACAGGCAGTCGAACAGGATGTACCATTGAAAGAAATGTTAGAAGGCTGTATTTGCTGCAGCGGAGCGGAAAAAACGGAAGCTCAAATCCAATCGCTTTTACATGATCAGGATTTTGATGTACTAATAATAGAAACAACCGGGGCTGCACACCCTGTAGAAGCACTGGATGCGGTCTATTCGCCTCTATTTGCGGATAAGTTAAATATTAAAGGAATTGTGACGGTGGCGGACAGCCGGTTATGGTTAGACAGAACAAGCCTTACTCCGCAAGTACGATCTCTATTTATGGAGCAAATTCGTCATGCCCATCTGTTATTGGCCAATAAAACGGACTTGCTTACGGAATCGGAACAAGCGCAAGTTGTTTATGAGCTGCAAGGGTTTAATGCAAATGCGTTCATCCTTCAAACGACAAATGGCCGTGTTCCGTTAAAGTTACTGCAAAATATGCAGTCAACTGCTCGTATATCAAAAGACGATATCGTGTCCGCCCGTATTGGTGAAAGTTTTAATTTAGGCTCACGACTCGTTCGATTTGATACAAGCTTTACACAAGAACAGTTTGAAAACTGGGTGCGCTCATTACCGGATACAGTTTACCGTATGAAAGGCTATGTTCCGATTGAGGGAATCAAAAATCCGATGCTGTTCCAATATGCTTATGGAATGGTCCAATGGCTGCCGGAATATATAAAGATGGAACCGAACTTAGTCATCATTGGTGAAAACATTAACAATCTAAAAATTATCTCTGTATCATAA
- the dapF gene encoding diaminopimelate epimerase, which produces MNIQLTKVHGSGNTFYLYEALYDEQFNFVNFTKQLCHPSIDGGADGLLLVLPSSAADAKMRVINADGSEASMCGNGLRCVARYVCEKLNVNEAVIETMHACLKVKREDSIFEQLPTYSVEISPISFELSSLPMKVDNKRQLRHEIIPAFSEEIPFTAISVPNPHLIGIVDKKYIENTMHQQKLAAYLNSENEYCPDGVNVSYVQSLSSDEIFVRTYERGVGFTNACGTAMTASALIASIEGFVTNSKVTIYNPGGFVQCEVSNNEGNWELALIGNATVLGEYEFEIQDEQLQLVHIQPAEEQIQYEKCKLFVKDKIESFL; this is translated from the coding sequence ATGAATATCCAACTTACGAAAGTTCATGGTTCTGGAAATACATTTTATTTATACGAAGCATTATATGATGAACAATTTAATTTTGTGAATTTCACAAAACAATTATGTCATCCATCCATTGATGGCGGGGCAGATGGCTTATTATTGGTGCTTCCTTCTTCCGCAGCAGATGCAAAAATGCGCGTCATTAATGCGGACGGCTCGGAAGCTTCGATGTGCGGGAATGGGTTACGCTGTGTCGCACGGTATGTCTGCGAAAAGTTAAATGTTAATGAAGCGGTGATCGAAACAATGCATGCCTGTTTGAAAGTGAAACGTGAGGACTCCATTTTTGAACAGCTTCCTACATACTCTGTAGAAATCTCGCCCATTTCATTTGAACTATCATCTTTGCCAATGAAGGTAGATAACAAACGACAATTGCGCCACGAAATTATACCTGCTTTTTCAGAAGAAATTCCTTTTACTGCGATTTCTGTACCGAACCCGCATTTAATCGGAATCGTTGATAAAAAATATATCGAAAACACGATGCACCAACAAAAGCTAGCAGCCTATTTGAACAGTGAAAATGAATATTGTCCTGACGGGGTGAATGTCAGCTATGTCCAGTCATTATCGTCTGATGAAATATTTGTCCGAACTTATGAGCGTGGGGTAGGCTTTACAAATGCTTGCGGTACTGCAATGACCGCCTCTGCACTGATTGCCTCAATTGAAGGATTCGTAACGAATAGTAAAGTAACTATCTATAACCCGGGAGGCTTTGTTCAATGTGAGGTTTCAAATAATGAAGGAAACTGGGAATTGGCGCTCATCGGAAATGCAACGGTATTAGGGGAATATGAATTCGAAATTCAAGACGAACAATTACAGTTGGTTCATATTCAGCCGGCAGAAGAGCAAATCCAATATGAGAAATGCAAACTTTTTGTGAAAGATAAAATAGAAAGCTTTCTGTAA
- a CDS encoding GGDEF domain-containing protein, whose protein sequence is MMSSIFSMDLLNLLFKNSNDAVFFMEKIDEKYRYIFVNDAAVNLINTNPCGKTIEQVIPSHLAKTIIHHYDLTIEQNKQVEFEDFTYERMNVRKQRTTTIPVIQDGKNYVLAMTKEVSMSLDLEDKYLFMRSLFSNSFLSTILVSNDLQLLEANTKFLGEFNIQMEDASRTSILDMPFIERKMAIKLKSYLKRAQLGENVQSKMLFFIDKHNEQRCFTASFSSLTSNGENIAVFIILQEITEYIKQGQALRTASHGLEMFKNAINSFADVIFTDADGNIIDVNERVIKNTGFTHDELIGLPHHFLHSTYHADTASMSYWQKVRKEEIWRDEVCIRKKNGEIYWVDSTIIPLKNELGDVEQFLMVQYNISSEKQLMSELYIIERNFRAITENTNDFIVVTDRYGKIKYASPSYSRKLGYREEELIGVPYDRLLKPESVQLWHEALNPEKFDSVEEQKIELLLYKKDNSTIWTEGNYTLTFDLANHEITEIVMVSREITERKQLEDKLTYLAYHDSLTQLGNRRKLYKDFPLLKTEADETGTCLAILYLDGDNFKQVNDLYGHDVGDEFLIQFGKSLVRSVRNEDLVIRLGGDEFLIVITGLSTDEKDRSVQLAHIMDRIKENLQIGWMIRDAHFSPTASMGLSIYPHHSLNLDVLIDLADQVLYKAKQSSN, encoded by the coding sequence ATGATGAGTTCCATTTTTTCAATGGATCTATTGAATTTGTTATTCAAAAATAGTAATGATGCTGTGTTCTTTATGGAAAAAATAGATGAAAAGTATCGTTATATTTTTGTCAATGATGCTGCAGTAAATTTGATTAATACGAATCCTTGCGGCAAAACGATCGAACAGGTAATTCCTTCCCATTTGGCAAAAACGATTATTCACCATTATGACTTAACAATCGAACAAAATAAGCAAGTTGAATTTGAAGATTTCACTTATGAAAGAATGAACGTTCGAAAACAAAGAACGACAACTATTCCAGTAATACAAGACGGGAAAAATTATGTTTTGGCTATGACAAAAGAAGTGTCGATGAGTCTTGATTTAGAAGATAAATATTTATTTATGCGTTCCTTATTCTCTAATTCATTTTTATCAACGATATTAGTTTCCAATGACCTGCAATTGCTTGAAGCGAATACAAAATTTTTGGGTGAATTTAATATTCAAATGGAAGATGCTTCCCGTACAAGTATATTGGATATGCCTTTTATAGAAAGAAAAATGGCAATAAAATTAAAAAGCTATTTGAAACGTGCTCAGCTTGGAGAAAATGTTCAATCAAAAATGCTGTTTTTTATCGATAAACATAATGAACAGCGATGTTTTACTGCTTCTTTTTCTTCGCTGACAAGTAACGGTGAAAATATTGCCGTATTTATTATATTGCAAGAAATAACAGAGTATATAAAACAAGGACAGGCATTACGCACTGCATCGCATGGCCTGGAAATGTTCAAAAATGCGATCAATTCTTTTGCTGACGTTATTTTTACAGATGCTGACGGAAATATAATAGATGTAAATGAAAGAGTTATTAAAAATACAGGCTTTACCCACGACGAATTAATCGGTCTGCCACACCATTTTCTTCATTCAACGTATCACGCAGATACGGCTTCAATGAGTTATTGGCAAAAAGTCAGAAAAGAAGAAATTTGGCGTGATGAAGTATGCATTCGTAAAAAGAATGGCGAAATTTATTGGGTGGACTCCACTATAATTCCTTTGAAAAATGAACTAGGGGATGTCGAGCAGTTTTTAATGGTTCAATATAATATTTCGTCTGAAAAGCAATTAATGTCTGAACTATATATAATTGAACGTAATTTCAGAGCGATTACTGAAAATACGAATGATTTTATTGTCGTAACAGACCGCTACGGCAAAATTAAATACGCTTCACCTTCCTATTCAAGGAAACTTGGCTATCGGGAAGAAGAGCTGATAGGTGTTCCGTACGATCGATTGCTGAAGCCTGAAAGTGTCCAACTGTGGCATGAAGCATTGAACCCGGAAAAGTTTGATAGTGTAGAAGAACAAAAAATTGAATTGCTTTTGTATAAAAAAGATAATAGTACGATATGGACGGAAGGGAATTATACGCTAACGTTCGATTTGGCAAATCATGAAATCACGGAAATTGTCATGGTTTCTAGAGAAATTACCGAGCGCAAGCAGCTGGAAGATAAATTAACCTATTTAGCGTATCATGATAGTCTTACGCAGCTAGGTAATCGCCGGAAACTATACAAGGACTTTCCGCTGCTTAAAACCGAAGCAGACGAAACAGGCACCTGCCTGGCAATTTTATATCTTGACGGTGACAATTTTAAACAAGTAAACGATCTATATGGCCATGATGTAGGGGATGAGTTTTTAATTCAATTCGGGAAATCACTCGTTCGCAGTGTGCGAAACGAAGACCTCGTAATAAGGCTGGGCGGAGACGAATTTTTAATTGTTATAACAGGGCTGTCCACTGACGAAAAAGACCGTTCAGTTCAACTAGCCCATATTATGGACAGAATCAAAGAAAATCTGCAAATCGGATGGATGATTAGAGATGCGCATTTCTCACCTACTGCCTCGATGGGTCTATCGATTTATCCACATCACAGTTTAAATTTGGATGTGCTTATCGACTTGGCAGATCAGGTATTATACAAGGCGAAACAATCTTCCAATTAG
- a CDS encoding response regulator transcription factor: MKQKILIIEDEKNIARFLELELKHERFETVVAYDGRTGLELAESELFDCILLDVMLPQLNGIEVCRRIRKTSDVPILLITARDEVMDRVSGLDAGADDYIVKPFAIEELLARIRSILRRVQHTQKSKQLIVRDLEIDVHAYEVIFENNKIELTRKEFDLLKLLVENRNHVCTRERILETVWGFDSEVETNVVDVYIRHLRSKLQTENTPYIETVRGVGYVIRG, from the coding sequence ATGAAACAGAAGATTTTAATAATTGAAGATGAAAAAAATATTGCACGTTTCCTTGAACTGGAGCTTAAGCACGAGCGATTTGAGACGGTTGTTGCATATGATGGGAGAACGGGTCTGGAATTGGCTGAAAGTGAACTATTCGACTGTATTTTGCTCGATGTCATGCTGCCTCAATTAAACGGGATTGAAGTATGCAGACGAATACGGAAAACAAGCGATGTACCGATTCTGTTAATTACTGCACGTGATGAAGTAATGGACCGCGTTTCAGGGTTGGATGCGGGAGCAGATGATTATATCGTGAAGCCGTTTGCGATAGAAGAACTACTAGCCCGGATCCGTTCGATTTTGAGAAGAGTCCAGCATACTCAAAAATCTAAACAACTCATTGTAAGGGATTTAGAAATCGATGTGCATGCATATGAAGTAATATTTGAAAATAATAAAATCGAGCTGACAAGAAAAGAATTCGATTTACTGAAGCTGCTTGTGGAGAACAGAAACCATGTATGTACACGTGAACGTATTTTAGAGACAGTTTGGGGATTCGATTCAGAGGTAGAAACTAATGTAGTTGATGTATATATTCGCCATTTACGTTCAAAACTGCAAACAGAAAATACTCCGTACATTGAAACAGTACGTGGTGTTGGATATGTGATACGCGGGTGA